The Anabaena sp. PCC 7108 region CGAATTACGAATTACGAATTACGAATTACGAATTACGAATTACGAATTACGAATTACGAATTACGAATTACGAATTACGAATTACGAATTACGAATTACGAATTACGAATTACGAATTACGAATTACCCAAGTTATGGACCTGCAAAAACAGCTTGTTCTATATCTTCTCGACTTAAGGAATATTTAAAAGAACGTTGAATATCTTGACCGATCTCTCCTGCTTGAATATATCGGACTGTAATCTGTTCGATATCTAACCAAAGTTCGGCTTGCCAACTAGGTTTTTGCAATCGCCAACAATGTAGTTCGGTTTCATCTTGTTGACAACCTTGAT contains the following coding sequences:
- a CDS encoding DUF3143 domain-containing protein, yielding MSILPSDTPLYSHSLPQIEQWLKNQGCQQDETELHCWRLQKPSWQAELWLDIEQITVRYIQAGEIGQDIQRSFKYSLSREDIEQAVFAGP